In Acipenser ruthenus chromosome 15, fAciRut3.2 maternal haplotype, whole genome shotgun sequence, a genomic segment contains:
- the LOC131697624 gene encoding tRNA (guanine(37)-N1)-methyltransferase-like isoform X2: MPEQKSGRDMDLSTPPAGVRGMTQLDRDAFRKTISVPAIKVKKEVINKLMKSLQNVALQRPGIKRVVEDPDDENHRLVLLDPFTISTASCFGESENAAMKQLEVNTGIHTYDLELAYENFKSEEVLRAVLPEGQDVTYGFSRVGHIAHMNLREHQLPFKSLIGQVIIDKNSSITSVVNKTNIIDTTYRNFQMEVLAGEDNMATKVRENNVTYEFDFSKVYWNSRLSTEHERIVSLLEPGDTVFDVFAGVGPFAIPAARKSCLVFANDLNPESYKWLQHNCKLNKVDKKIHVFNLDGRDFILGAVKEQLTERLHKASTQKKNTVHIVMNLPALAIEFLDAFRNLLENQPSGDSSLPFVHCYGFSKHDNPAQDIQERAEGFLGKSLEGHCTVHLVRNVAPNKEMMCISFQVPAEVLYRNHSEEQDNPKEPAPKRQKCDGPDSP; this comes from the exons ATGCCTGAACAGAAGTCAGGGAGAGACATGGATCTGTCCACACCTCCTGCAGGTGTGCGTGGCATGACCCAGCTCGACCGGGATGCTTTCAGGAAAACCATCTCTGTCCCAGCTATCAAAGTGAAGAAGGAAGTCATAAACAAACTAATGAAATCTCTTCAGAATGTAGCACTGCAGCGGCCAGGCATAAAGCGTGTGGTGGAGGACCCTGACGATGAAAACCACAGGCTTGTGCTCCTGGATCCCTTTACCATTTCAACAGCTAGCTGCTTTGGTGAGTCAGAAAATGCTGCAATGAAACAGCTTGAGGTCAACACCGGGATTCACACATATGACTTGGAGCTGGCTTATGAAAACTTCAAGAGCGAGGAGGTCTTGCGTGCTGTTTTACCCGAGGGCCAGGATGTAACGTATGGATTCAGCAGAGTAGGACACATCGCTCACATGAACCTTCGAGAGCACCAGCTGCCATTCAAGAGTCTGATTG GACAGGTTATAATTGACAAGAATTCTAGCATTACATCTGTAGTCAATAAAACCAATATAATTGACACCACTTACCGGAACTTTCAGATGGAAGTTCTTGCTGGAGAAGACAACATGGCTACAAAG GTCAGAGAGAATAATGTTACCTATGAGTTTGATTTCTCTAAAGTCTACTGGAATTCTCGGCTGAGCACAGAGCATGAGCGGATAGTTAGCCTCCTGGAGCCGGGGGACACAGTGTTTGATGTCTTTGCCGGGGTCGGACCTTTCGCCATTCCAGCGGCCAGGAAAAGCTGTTTAGTGTTCGCCAACGACCTCAACCCTGAGTCTTACAAATGGctgcagcacaactgcaaactgAACAAAGTAGACAAAAAGATACATGTATTTAACCTGGATGGTAGGGACTTTATTCTAGGAGCAGTGAAAGAACAATTAACTGAACGTCTGCATAAAGCAtcgacacagaaaaaaaacactgttcacatAGTCATGAACCTGCCAGCTTTAGCCATCGAATTCCTTGATGCTTTTAGAAATCTTCTTGAAAACCAGCCATCTGGTGATTCCAGTCTGCCGTTTGTGCACTGCTATGGTTTTTCTAAGCATGATAACCCTGCCCAGGACATTCAGGAACGGGCTGAAGGCTTTTTGGGAAAGTCTCTGGAGGGTCACTGCACAGTTCATCTGGTGCGGAATGTGGCTCCAAACAAGGAAATGATGTGCATAAGCTTCCAGGTCCCAGCAGAGGTGCTCTACAGGAATCATTCAGAAGAGCAAG ATAATCCAAAGGAACCAGCCCCTAAACGTCAGAAGTGTGATGGTCCTGATTCACCCTAG
- the LOC131697624 gene encoding tRNA (guanine(37)-N1)-methyltransferase-like isoform X1, which translates to MLRNICRIFNFAKPEIRLKTASLTKLDHRQYIKPASLLALCKRSSVTLLAMPEQKSGRDMDLSTPPAGVRGMTQLDRDAFRKTISVPAIKVKKEVINKLMKSLQNVALQRPGIKRVVEDPDDENHRLVLLDPFTISTASCFGESENAAMKQLEVNTGIHTYDLELAYENFKSEEVLRAVLPEGQDVTYGFSRVGHIAHMNLREHQLPFKSLIGQVIIDKNSSITSVVNKTNIIDTTYRNFQMEVLAGEDNMATKVRENNVTYEFDFSKVYWNSRLSTEHERIVSLLEPGDTVFDVFAGVGPFAIPAARKSCLVFANDLNPESYKWLQHNCKLNKVDKKIHVFNLDGRDFILGAVKEQLTERLHKASTQKKNTVHIVMNLPALAIEFLDAFRNLLENQPSGDSSLPFVHCYGFSKHDNPAQDIQERAEGFLGKSLEGHCTVHLVRNVAPNKEMMCISFQVPAEVLYRNHSEEQDNPKEPAPKRQKCDGPDSP; encoded by the exons ATGTTGAG GAATATCTGCCGGATCTTTAATTTTGCGAAACCAGAGATCAGATTGAAAACAGCATCATTAACAAAGCTAGACCACAGACAGTACATAAAGCCTGCATCCCTTCTTGCACTGTGCAAAAGAAGCTCTGTCACACTGTTGGCAATGCCTGAACAGAAGTCAGGGAGAGACATGGATCTGTCCACACCTCCTGCAGGTGTGCGTGGCATGACCCAGCTCGACCGGGATGCTTTCAGGAAAACCATCTCTGTCCCAGCTATCAAAGTGAAGAAGGAAGTCATAAACAAACTAATGAAATCTCTTCAGAATGTAGCACTGCAGCGGCCAGGCATAAAGCGTGTGGTGGAGGACCCTGACGATGAAAACCACAGGCTTGTGCTCCTGGATCCCTTTACCATTTCAACAGCTAGCTGCTTTGGTGAGTCAGAAAATGCTGCAATGAAACAGCTTGAGGTCAACACCGGGATTCACACATATGACTTGGAGCTGGCTTATGAAAACTTCAAGAGCGAGGAGGTCTTGCGTGCTGTTTTACCCGAGGGCCAGGATGTAACGTATGGATTCAGCAGAGTAGGACACATCGCTCACATGAACCTTCGAGAGCACCAGCTGCCATTCAAGAGTCTGATTG GACAGGTTATAATTGACAAGAATTCTAGCATTACATCTGTAGTCAATAAAACCAATATAATTGACACCACTTACCGGAACTTTCAGATGGAAGTTCTTGCTGGAGAAGACAACATGGCTACAAAG GTCAGAGAGAATAATGTTACCTATGAGTTTGATTTCTCTAAAGTCTACTGGAATTCTCGGCTGAGCACAGAGCATGAGCGGATAGTTAGCCTCCTGGAGCCGGGGGACACAGTGTTTGATGTCTTTGCCGGGGTCGGACCTTTCGCCATTCCAGCGGCCAGGAAAAGCTGTTTAGTGTTCGCCAACGACCTCAACCCTGAGTCTTACAAATGGctgcagcacaactgcaaactgAACAAAGTAGACAAAAAGATACATGTATTTAACCTGGATGGTAGGGACTTTATTCTAGGAGCAGTGAAAGAACAATTAACTGAACGTCTGCATAAAGCAtcgacacagaaaaaaaacactgttcacatAGTCATGAACCTGCCAGCTTTAGCCATCGAATTCCTTGATGCTTTTAGAAATCTTCTTGAAAACCAGCCATCTGGTGATTCCAGTCTGCCGTTTGTGCACTGCTATGGTTTTTCTAAGCATGATAACCCTGCCCAGGACATTCAGGAACGGGCTGAAGGCTTTTTGGGAAAGTCTCTGGAGGGTCACTGCACAGTTCATCTGGTGCGGAATGTGGCTCCAAACAAGGAAATGATGTGCATAAGCTTCCAGGTCCCAGCAGAGGTGCTCTACAGGAATCATTCAGAAGAGCAAG ATAATCCAAAGGAACCAGCCCCTAAACGTCAGAAGTGTGATGGTCCTGATTCACCCTAG